The following are from one region of the Paenibacillus bovis genome:
- a CDS encoding RBBP9/YdeN family alpha/beta hydrolase, with amino-acid sequence MSTSYLLLHGLGGSGPEHWQTWLCQQLIERGHRVYYPRFPDQDAPSWEIWLRELHELMNSIPEEEELIVLTHSLGCILWLHYAAEHPVRRVRQAVLVCPPSADTGLEEISSFFPLAQNLQLTAAAEHTLIIMSSSDEYCSPAQSLVYQQLEVPVLLLPNMGHINTASGHGPWPLIMDIALTGAVPLQQLMTSPARQR; translated from the coding sequence TTGAGTACGAGTTATCTTTTACTGCATGGTCTGGGTGGCAGCGGTCCGGAACACTGGCAGACCTGGCTGTGTCAGCAGCTGATCGAACGCGGACACCGTGTGTATTATCCACGTTTTCCAGATCAGGATGCGCCTTCGTGGGAGATATGGCTGCGTGAACTGCATGAATTGATGAATAGCATTCCGGAGGAAGAGGAACTGATTGTGCTGACGCATAGTCTGGGATGTATCCTGTGGCTTCATTACGCAGCCGAGCATCCAGTTCGGCGCGTTCGCCAAGCTGTACTGGTCTGCCCACCTTCGGCTGATACCGGACTGGAGGAAATCAGCAGCTTTTTCCCATTGGCACAAAACCTGCAGCTCACAGCTGCTGCCGAGCATACACTGATTATTATGTCCTCCAGCGATGAGTATTGCTCGCCCGCACAGTCACTGGTCTATCAGCAGCTCGAAGTTCCTGTATTGCTGCTGCCAAATATGGGGCATATCAATACTGCTTCCGGTCACGGACCATGGCCGCTTATTATGGATATTGCTCTCACCGGAGCAGTACCTCTCCAGCAGCTTATGACTTCCCCTGCTCGGCAACGCTAA
- a CDS encoding ATP-binding protein, with the protein MIQKLFFDNVVDAARHITDMLSSMLNVSTIFVASNDGTTNHILKAFNRDEVLVEEGVRLPLKDTYCSFVSRKAVYISHTLTHPYTCEMPVTASTGDHSFIGFPVLLQNGESFGTVCAMHTPGYVFSKSEVKTMHSMAIFLSYVVELESRLEQQIELNDDLLQDHQQVTVQLDDLQQQKEEVDLQLQYKSDTMAILSHEIRNPLNGIMSMVDMLEPTPLNPEQRSHLDIIRKSGHTLIELLDNVLDFSKMEAGKMQVDMELFDLPALVEESTYLFAAKAMERNIEIIMEIEDNIPILYGDTRKIRQILINLISNAIKFTHEGDVHVQARLLPQEASDQVSVKFSVTDTGIGIDDQQLDQLFERYTRVHDREGQYKGTGLGLLICRQLVELMDGQIVVSSVKGQGSTFSFVLTLPRHEFSVPTFRQPILQGKRMLVVDDNIKSLQWIARLAEDWDIQLTSTDSLQDMLQRLTEGQNFDMIVIDHELIITGESAVYRQQIENLQKIYNIPVILLTSVGMTMDTSLRAWSKSVVSKPVRRSYLLNALIFALTDTKSNTAFSS; encoded by the coding sequence ATGATCCAGAAGCTATTTTTTGATAATGTAGTTGATGCAGCAAGACATATTACAGATATGCTCAGTAGCATGTTGAATGTAAGCACGATATTTGTAGCCAGCAATGACGGTACAACCAATCATATATTAAAAGCATTTAACAGGGACGAGGTTCTGGTAGAGGAAGGAGTGCGGCTTCCGCTAAAAGACACCTATTGCAGTTTTGTATCCCGCAAAGCCGTTTATATTTCTCATACATTGACTCACCCATATACCTGTGAGATGCCAGTAACAGCCAGTACAGGAGACCATTCGTTTATTGGATTTCCGGTGCTTTTGCAGAATGGGGAATCGTTTGGTACGGTGTGTGCGATGCATACGCCAGGCTATGTATTTTCCAAGTCTGAAGTCAAAACGATGCATTCGATGGCCATCTTTCTCTCTTACGTCGTAGAACTGGAAAGCCGGCTCGAACAGCAAATCGAGCTTAATGATGATCTGCTTCAGGATCATCAGCAGGTTACTGTGCAGCTGGATGATCTACAGCAGCAAAAAGAAGAAGTCGATCTGCAGCTCCAGTACAAATCCGATACGATGGCTATTCTGAGTCACGAAATCCGTAATCCACTTAATGGTATTATGAGCATGGTAGATATGCTGGAACCTACTCCCCTAAATCCCGAACAACGCTCCCATCTGGATATTATTCGCAAAAGCGGTCATACCCTGATCGAACTGCTGGATAATGTACTCGACTTCAGCAAGATGGAAGCGGGCAAAATGCAGGTGGATATGGAGCTGTTTGATTTGCCTGCCCTGGTAGAAGAATCCACCTATCTGTTTGCAGCCAAAGCGATGGAGCGCAATATCGAGATCATTATGGAGATTGAAGACAATATCCCTATCCTGTATGGAGATACCCGCAAGATTCGCCAGATTTTGATTAACCTGATCAGCAATGCTATCAAATTTACGCATGAAGGCGATGTACACGTTCAGGCCCGGCTGCTGCCGCAAGAGGCTTCTGATCAGGTATCTGTGAAGTTTTCAGTAACAGATACAGGTATCGGCATTGATGATCAGCAGCTGGACCAGCTGTTTGAACGATATACACGGGTTCATGATAGAGAAGGACAGTATAAAGGTACAGGTCTTGGACTGCTGATTTGCAGGCAGCTCGTAGAATTAATGGACGGCCAGATCGTGGTCTCCAGCGTCAAAGGGCAGGGATCGACATTTTCGTTTGTGCTGACACTGCCTCGCCATGAGTTCTCTGTCCCTACTTTCCGTCAGCCGATTTTGCAGGGCAAACGCATGCTTGTCGTAGATGATAATATCAAGTCTTTGCAGTGGATCGCCCGTCTTGCCGAAGATTGGGATATTCAGCTCACCTCTACAGACAGCCTGCAAGATATGCTGCAGCGGCTAACTGAAGGACAGAATTTTGATATGATTGTTATCGATCACGAATTGATTATTACCGGAGAATCGGCGGTATACCGCCAGCAGATTGAGAATCTTCAGAAAATATATAATATTCCGGTCATTCTGCTCACTTCTGTAGGTATGACAATGGATACTTCCTTGCGTGCATGGTCCAAAAGTGTCGTGTCCAAGCCGGTACGCCGATCGTATCTGCTGAATGCTTTGATCTTTGCTTTGACGGATACCAAAAGCAACACTGCCTTTTCTTCATAA
- a CDS encoding ABC-F family ATP-binding cassette domain-containing protein: MTTIARVRNLAKDWKGRMIFEQVNMQVESGERLALIGLNGSGKTTLIRILMGEEYPTEGTVERMLPLEHWDWMRQQEDEEDLQQERTVLEVARQGKRELWSLRAVLDHYEQQLNDPDILQSTDRYNEMLQQYGTRMEQYEQLDGFQWEVDVEKQLTQIGIGEELWAIPYSSLSGGQKTRVRLAAVLTRDTRLLILDEPTNHLDIETMEWLEQRLREYTGALLFVSHDREFVDRLATSVCELTPSGMTTYKGGYREYRQHKEQELRTQEAMYKKQEQQRKALEESIRRYHEWFNKAHDAAGKQNEVKITASYYKAKAKKNISRYHAKEKALERLEAERVDKPRAGDQLHFELEAGEFKGRTLLEFKNVHFDYDLNRNAADRQLPSKPVEQMMLPNNSQHRHSPHSSAAAELFAGVSFQLERGDRLAVTGANGTGKTTLLRLMLGQLKPSQGEIHRHPALQIGYFSQELESLPTELTLLDSLLLLPGMTRTEAQTILGCFLFRREDVHKVIGTLSMGEKCRAALIRLYFGGANLLVLDEPTNYLDIAAQEVIESVLQSYSGTIVLVSHDRMLVRRLATRLLMLDGKGQAAMFNGNMDEYEQSVQRRQQEERSGGKQADDKRLLLELRLAQLMAGSADSATGGLSAEYPVSQTAKGTNKQAGRQAENVSVSNPSLSLVQEIRQLRRELERFNR; encoded by the coding sequence ATGACAACAATAGCACGTGTACGCAATCTGGCCAAAGATTGGAAAGGCCGTATGATTTTTGAACAGGTAAATATGCAGGTAGAAAGTGGTGAACGGCTGGCGCTGATCGGCCTCAATGGAAGTGGCAAGACCACGCTGATCCGCATCTTGATGGGGGAAGAGTATCCGACAGAAGGAACCGTGGAACGGATGCTGCCGCTGGAGCACTGGGACTGGATGCGTCAGCAGGAGGATGAAGAAGACCTGCAGCAGGAACGAACCGTGCTGGAGGTGGCACGACAGGGCAAGCGTGAGCTGTGGTCACTGCGTGCTGTGCTGGATCATTATGAGCAGCAGTTGAACGATCCTGATATTCTGCAATCAACGGATCGGTATAATGAGATGCTGCAGCAGTATGGGACACGAATGGAACAGTATGAACAGCTGGATGGATTCCAGTGGGAAGTCGACGTCGAGAAACAGCTGACCCAGATCGGCATTGGCGAAGAATTATGGGCTATTCCATACAGCAGCCTGAGCGGCGGTCAGAAAACCAGGGTACGTCTGGCAGCAGTCCTCACTCGGGATACCCGGCTGCTAATTCTGGATGAACCGACCAACCATCTGGATATCGAGACGATGGAATGGCTGGAGCAGCGTCTACGGGAATATACGGGTGCCCTGCTGTTCGTTTCCCATGACAGGGAGTTTGTTGATCGTCTGGCTACCTCGGTCTGCGAATTGACACCTTCCGGTATGACTACCTACAAGGGAGGCTACCGTGAATATCGACAGCACAAGGAGCAGGAGCTGCGCACCCAGGAAGCGATGTACAAAAAGCAGGAGCAACAGCGCAAAGCACTGGAAGAATCGATCCGTCGTTACCATGAATGGTTTAATAAAGCCCATGACGCTGCCGGCAAACAAAATGAAGTCAAAATAACAGCCAGCTATTACAAAGCCAAAGCCAAAAAAAATATTTCCCGTTACCATGCCAAGGAAAAAGCGCTGGAACGATTGGAAGCAGAGCGGGTAGACAAACCGCGTGCAGGTGATCAGCTGCACTTCGAGCTGGAAGCGGGTGAATTCAAAGGTCGTACGCTGCTAGAGTTCAAAAACGTTCATTTTGATTATGATTTAAATAGGAATGCGGCTGACCGCCAACTTCCTTCCAAGCCTGTTGAACAAATGATGCTACCAAATAACAGTCAGCACAGGCATTCGCCGCATAGTTCTGCTGCAGCCGAATTATTCGCAGGCGTCAGCTTCCAGCTGGAAAGGGGAGACCGGCTAGCGGTTACAGGAGCCAATGGTACGGGGAAAACAACGTTGCTGCGTCTGATGCTCGGTCAACTGAAGCCTTCGCAGGGAGAGATTCATCGTCATCCTGCACTGCAGATTGGCTATTTTTCACAGGAGCTGGAAAGCTTGCCAACAGAGCTTACCCTGCTGGATAGTCTGCTGCTCCTGCCCGGTATGACACGTACGGAAGCGCAGACGATTCTTGGCTGTTTTCTGTTCCGGCGCGAAGATGTACACAAAGTCATCGGTACACTCAGTATGGGAGAAAAATGCCGCGCTGCTCTGATTCGCCTGTATTTTGGCGGAGCCAATCTGCTGGTATTGGATGAGCCGACCAATTATCTGGATATTGCTGCCCAGGAAGTGATTGAATCGGTATTGCAGAGCTATAGCGGAACGATCGTACTCGTGTCTCATGACCGAATGCTTGTACGCAGGCTGGCTACCCGTCTACTGATGCTGGACGGAAAAGGACAAGCTGCTATGTTTAATGGAAATATGGATGAATATGAACAGTCGGTACAGCGTAGACAGCAGGAAGAGCGTTCCGGTGGCAAGCAGGCGGACGATAAACGGCTGCTGCTGGAGCTCCGGCTGGCACAGTTAATGGCTGGATCAGCGGATTCTGCTACTGGCGGACTTTCAGCTGAATATCCGGTTTCCCAAACAGCCAAGGGTACGAACAAACAGGCGGGCCGGCAGGCTGAAAATGTCTCCGTATCCAATCCATCTCTATCGTTGGTGCAGGAAATCAGGCAGCTGCGCCGTGAACTGGAACGCTTTAACCGTTGA
- a CDS encoding aldolase catalytic domain-containing protein, protein MKLNHCKIVDCTIRDGGLVNNWDFSVEFVQDLYNNLNKAGIDYMEIGYKNSPKLLKGAESAGPWRFLDDEFLRTVIPHKGHTKLSALVDIGRVDEDDILPRDESMLDLIRVACYIKDVDKALQLVQTFHDRGYETTINIMALSNVMENELIEAFELIKESVVDVVYIVDSYGSLDYKDFIYLVDKFKTHLPNKRLGVHTHNNMQLAFSNTLIAADNGVELLDASVYGMGRAAGNCPTELLVTHLKNTKYTLRPVLEVIDKHMIPLREKEEWGYLIPYMITGTLDEHPRSAMALRASEDKDNSVDFYDKLTTPEVSFEKSPKG, encoded by the coding sequence ATGAAACTCAACCACTGCAAAATTGTTGACTGCACGATTCGCGATGGAGGTCTGGTGAATAACTGGGATTTCAGCGTGGAATTTGTACAGGATTTGTATAATAATCTGAATAAAGCAGGCATCGACTATATGGAGATCGGCTACAAAAACTCTCCAAAACTGCTCAAAGGTGCTGAATCTGCAGGCCCTTGGCGTTTCCTTGACGACGAATTCCTGCGCACCGTTATTCCGCACAAAGGTCATACCAAGCTGTCTGCTCTTGTAGATATCGGCCGTGTGGATGAAGATGATATTCTGCCGCGTGATGAAAGTATGCTGGATCTGATCCGTGTAGCCTGCTACATCAAGGATGTAGACAAAGCACTGCAGCTCGTTCAGACTTTCCACGATCGCGGTTATGAGACAACGATCAATATTATGGCATTGTCCAATGTTATGGAAAATGAACTGATCGAAGCGTTCGAGCTGATCAAGGAAAGCGTAGTGGATGTGGTCTACATCGTCGACAGCTACGGTAGCCTGGATTACAAAGACTTTATTTACCTGGTAGACAAGTTCAAAACACATCTGCCAAACAAACGCCTGGGTGTACATACCCATAACAATATGCAGCTGGCATTCTCCAACACACTGATTGCTGCAGACAATGGGGTAGAGCTGCTGGATGCTTCGGTATACGGTATGGGACGCGCGGCAGGTAACTGCCCGACCGAACTGCTCGTTACTCATCTGAAAAACACCAAGTATACGCTTCGTCCGGTACTGGAAGTGATCGACAAACACATGATTCCGCTGCGTGAAAAAGAAGAGTGGGGTTACCTCATTCCTTACATGATCACCGGAACACTGGATGAGCATCCACGTTCTGCGATGGCGCTGCGCGCTTCGGAAGACAAGGATAACTCGGTAGACTTTTACGACAAGCTGACTACACCGGAAGTAAGTTTCGAAAAGTCTCCAAAAGGCTGA
- the pheS gene encoding phenylalanine--tRNA ligase subunit alpha, which yields MKEHLLALQKEALEVLEKVSTPKELDELRVKYSGKKGALTEVLRGMGKLSAEERPVVGQIANEVRESIEEVINRKQAEFVRAETNQRLQAEKVDVTLPGRPMTQGSIHPLNKVIEELEDIFIGMGYRVAEGPQVETDYYNFEALNLPQNHPARDMQDSFYLTEDLLMRTQTSPIQIRAMEAAKGQAPLKVICPGTVYRRDDDDATHSFQFHQIEGLVIDKGIRMSDLKGTLLQFAREMFGEQTEIRLRPSFFPFTEPSVEVDVTFTKKNGERIWIEILGCGMVHPKVLEMGGFDPEVYSGFAFGMGVERIAILKYGIDDIRHFYSNDMRFLSQFSHL from the coding sequence ATGAAAGAGCATTTGCTGGCTTTGCAAAAGGAAGCGCTGGAGGTGCTGGAAAAGGTATCCACACCCAAAGAGCTGGACGAGCTGCGCGTCAAGTATTCCGGTAAAAAGGGAGCACTGACCGAAGTTCTGCGTGGTATGGGTAAACTGAGTGCGGAAGAGCGTCCGGTCGTTGGACAAATCGCCAACGAAGTGCGCGAATCGATTGAAGAAGTGATCAATCGCAAACAGGCAGAATTCGTCAGAGCAGAGACCAATCAGCGTCTGCAGGCAGAGAAAGTCGACGTTACCCTGCCGGGTCGTCCAATGACCCAGGGAAGTATTCACCCACTGAACAAAGTAATTGAAGAGCTGGAGGATATCTTTATCGGGATGGGCTACCGTGTAGCCGAAGGTCCGCAGGTCGAGACGGATTATTATAACTTTGAAGCACTGAATCTGCCGCAGAACCATCCGGCACGCGATATGCAGGATTCCTTTTACCTGACGGAAGATCTGCTGATGCGTACACAGACGTCACCGATTCAGATCCGCGCTATGGAAGCGGCCAAGGGTCAGGCACCGCTGAAAGTGATCTGTCCGGGTACCGTGTATCGCCGCGATGATGACGACGCGACCCACTCTTTCCAGTTTCATCAGATTGAAGGACTGGTGATTGATAAAGGTATTCGCATGAGTGATCTTAAAGGAACCCTGCTGCAATTTGCCCGTGAGATGTTCGGCGAGCAGACCGAGATTCGTCTGCGTCCAAGCTTCTTCCCGTTCACAGAGCCGAGTGTCGAGGTCGATGTAACCTTTACCAAAAAGAACGGCGAACGCATCTGGATCGAGATTCTCGGCTGCGGTATGGTGCATCCGAAAGTACTGGAAATGGGCGGATTTGATCCAGAAGTATATAGCGGCTTTGCCTTCGGTATGGGCGTAGAGCGTATCGCTATCCTGAAATACGGTATCGATGATATCCGTCATTTCTATAGCAATGATATGCGTTTCCTGAGCCAGTTCTCCCATCTGTAA
- a CDS encoding DUF4129 domain-containing protein: protein MTVHSRVPIPVRYPMLWNIVHMLTILAALYPLILLLDVYWLGTRYPAGWLLIILSMSSLGMVLRTAGIARQSGWKWIMGLLFCGITATAAFGWLYMQTGGVLLLFTALVLGLAGAICGIALAAGQWDRIFPLKWQLILLGITWIAYVAAGRSGALDEIRGSIYAAGAITIFAVLFRLGSQQIGSIAFEEGFSLAALRAVVRRSRSWIWLIVVLIAIIGGSNQLSAALRRLWYYLMQLLTPDAPPQLSQPTTMVNPPVPPLIDLPQSDTETMNPLILEKIAQIAMLLATAAFAGCLGWLLYRLIRKYAPRLSRWLASLWGSALSEDSAEPRGYTDHTEKIQKPHAARLRWNRRSDPIPADPSGRVRYHYRQLVRHSRQKGINITSADTPAAVARKLSDLSNHNNLEEQSGRISSADPAGKAGVHRLIDWYNAVRYGNHPVNQEELLQWEQQQKKSK, encoded by the coding sequence ATGACTGTACATTCTCGCGTGCCGATACCGGTGCGCTATCCGATGTTATGGAATATAGTGCATATGCTAACTATCCTGGCAGCCCTTTATCCGCTGATTCTCCTGCTGGATGTGTATTGGCTCGGCACCCGTTATCCGGCTGGCTGGCTGCTTATTATACTATCTATGAGCAGTCTGGGCATGGTACTGCGCACTGCTGGAATAGCCAGACAGTCCGGCTGGAAATGGATAATGGGTCTGTTGTTCTGCGGCATCACAGCTACCGCTGCGTTTGGATGGCTTTATATGCAGACAGGGGGCGTATTACTGCTGTTTACTGCTCTGGTGTTGGGACTGGCAGGCGCGATCTGCGGCATTGCCTTAGCCGCAGGACAATGGGACCGAATATTCCCTCTGAAATGGCAGCTGATTTTGCTCGGTATTACCTGGATTGCCTACGTGGCGGCTGGGCGCAGCGGCGCACTGGATGAGATTCGTGGTTCGATTTATGCCGCTGGCGCTATTACGATTTTTGCCGTTTTATTTCGACTGGGTTCCCAGCAGATTGGCAGTATTGCGTTTGAAGAAGGATTCTCGCTTGCAGCATTGCGAGCCGTTGTGCGCCGCAGTCGCAGCTGGATCTGGCTCATTGTCGTACTGATTGCAATTATTGGTGGTAGTAATCAGCTGTCAGCGGCACTTCGCAGGCTCTGGTATTATTTGATGCAGCTGCTGACGCCGGATGCACCGCCACAGCTATCCCAGCCTACCACGATGGTCAATCCGCCTGTTCCGCCGCTTATCGATCTGCCACAGTCGGATACCGAGACGATGAATCCACTGATCCTGGAGAAAATCGCCCAGATTGCCATGCTGCTGGCTACAGCTGCATTTGCAGGTTGTCTGGGCTGGCTGCTGTATCGTCTGATTCGTAAATATGCTCCGCGGCTGTCCCGCTGGCTCGCCAGTTTGTGGGGAAGCGCGCTGTCCGAAGATTCTGCCGAACCCCGGGGATATACCGATCATACAGAGAAAATACAAAAACCACATGCTGCGCGGCTTCGCTGGAATCGGCGCAGTGATCCTATTCCTGCCGATCCATCGGGAAGGGTACGTTACCATTATCGGCAGCTGGTACGGCATTCCCGCCAAAAAGGAATAAACATCACCTCTGCCGATACACCTGCTGCTGTCGCTCGTAAATTGTCCGACTTGTCGAATCATAATAATTTGGAAGAGCAATCTGGACGGATATCTTCTGCTGACCCGGCAGGAAAAGCAGGTGTACACCGGCTGATTGACTGGTATAACGCGGTTCGTTACGGTAATCATCCGGTCAATCAGGAAGAGTTGCTGCAGTGGGAACAACAGCAAAAAAAATCAAAATAG
- a CDS encoding DUF58 domain-containing protein, with protein MELFWLMLVAAVMIVIQALVFGRPSLARVHYERKLSRNRCHAGEEVEMIEVLENGRALPLPWLRLEAMLPIAFQFAGTTDTVISEGTVYQNHNSLFSLGRHTRIVRRHHMVCRQRGSFRMESALMTTGDLFGLARASRPVQVRIQMMVYPAYVPVQYMPEAYHSWQGDIETRRWINEDPFLITGVREYRTGDPMNQVHWRATARTGQLQVFQHGYSADPEVMILLNIELSEQMWSIVTEPVVAEYAISCAATAAADLIGRGMKAGFGHNAIMPSEDEADARIWPAYGSEQLTVILQSMAELQLRVRRPFPQFLHSLLADEQKQKLDILIITPHYSAAMRTEVGKLEQAGSRVSILPVPGVEELKHVVS; from the coding sequence ATGGAACTGTTCTGGCTTATGTTGGTCGCTGCTGTCATGATCGTGATCCAAGCGCTGGTATTTGGCAGACCTTCCCTTGCACGGGTTCATTATGAACGCAAGCTTTCCCGCAACCGCTGTCATGCCGGTGAAGAGGTGGAGATGATCGAGGTGCTGGAAAATGGGCGTGCGCTGCCCCTGCCCTGGCTGCGATTGGAAGCTATGTTACCTATCGCTTTTCAATTTGCCGGTACGACTGATACGGTGATCAGTGAAGGAACCGTATATCAGAATCATAACAGTCTGTTCAGTCTGGGACGGCATACACGTATTGTTCGGCGCCATCATATGGTCTGTCGGCAGCGGGGCAGCTTCCGGATGGAGAGCGCGCTTATGACAACAGGCGATCTATTTGGGCTGGCTCGTGCCAGTCGTCCGGTTCAGGTACGCATTCAGATGATGGTTTATCCTGCCTATGTACCGGTACAATATATGCCCGAAGCTTATCATAGCTGGCAGGGCGATATTGAGACCCGCCGCTGGATCAATGAAGATCCTTTTCTGATTACAGGTGTACGTGAATATCGTACCGGTGATCCGATGAATCAGGTGCACTGGCGTGCTACGGCACGTACCGGTCAGCTGCAGGTATTCCAGCATGGATATAGCGCCGATCCTGAAGTGATGATTCTGCTCAATATCGAGCTCAGCGAGCAGATGTGGAGTATTGTTACCGAGCCTGTTGTAGCCGAATATGCGATTAGCTGCGCGGCTACAGCTGCCGCCGACCTTATCGGAAGAGGCATGAAAGCCGGATTTGGACATAATGCGATTATGCCTTCCGAAGATGAAGCAGATGCCCGGATATGGCCGGCGTACGGCAGTGAGCAGCTAACGGTCATCCTGCAATCGATGGCAGAGCTGCAGCTGAGAGTGAGACGGCCATTCCCGCAATTTTTGCATTCTTTGCTGGCAGATGAGCAGAAGCAAAAGCTGGATATTCTGATTATCACGCCGCATTATTCGGCAGCAATGCGAACTGAAGTCGGCAAGCTGGAACAGGCAGGCTCACGAGTCAGTATCCTCCCTGTTCCCGGTGTAGAGGAGTTAAAGCATGTGGTCAGCTAG